From Styela clava chromosome 6, kaStyClav1.hap1.2, whole genome shotgun sequence, one genomic window encodes:
- the LOC144424294 gene encoding uncharacterized protein LOC144424294 isoform X2 yields MDPACYWIEIDKSINMNYDDAVDACLKKNGVIGSPKDENALNAFMDYVRPERGYRRRLWTSLQIDPETNVISPEGAYTKWSKWQPDLGSPFVTFTGVMLMVHVDETTDKNGMANWFVTSLAYGVVCQTYLNDKKRPTDVDYLDGSC; encoded by the exons ATCCGGCTTGTTActggattgaaatcgataaaTCAATCAACATGAATTATGATGATGCGGTTGACGCCTGTTTGAAAAAGAATGGAGTAATTGGTTCTCCGAAGGATGAAAATGCTCTTAACGCATTCATGGACTATGTGAGGCCGGAAAGAGGATACCGTAGAAGATTATGGACAAGTTTACAGATTGATCCTGAG ACGAATGTGATATCACCTGAGGGTGCATACACCAAATGGTCAAAATGGCAACCCGACCTAGGGTCTCCGTTCGTAACTTTTACCGGAGTTATGCTGATGGTACATGTAGACGAGACAACAGACAAGAACGGGATGGCAAATTGGTTTGTCACATCACTAGCATACGGAGTTGTATGTCAGACTTATCTAAATGACAAAAAAAGGCCAACCGATGTTGATTACCTCGATGGATCatgttaa
- the LOC144424315 gene encoding uncharacterized protein LOC144424315: MNYDKAVDACLKKNGFIGSPKDENALNAFMDYVRPELGNRRRIWTSLQIDPETNVISPEGAYTKWSKGKPWGSPFVTFTGVMLIVHVDETTDKNGMANWTLGSLAYGVVCQTYLNDEKRPTDVDYLDGSC; this comes from the exons ATGAATTATGATAAAGCGGTTGACGCCTGTTTGAAAAAGAATGGATTTATTGGTTCTCCGAAGGATGAAAATGCTCTTAACGCATTTATGGACTATGTGAGGCCGGAACTAGGAAACCGTAGAAGAATATGGACAAGTTTACAGATTGATCCTGAG ACGAATGTGATATCACCTGAGGGTGCATACACCAAATGGTCGAAAGGGAAACCCTGGGGGTCTCCGTTCGTAACTTTTACCGGAGTTATGCTGATTGTACATGTAGACGAGACAACAGACAAGAACGGGATGGCAAATTGGACCCTTGGATCACTAGCATACGGAGTTGTATGCCAGACTTATCTAAATGACGAAAAAAGGCCAACCGATGTTGATTACCTCGATGGATCatgttaa
- the LOC144424631 gene encoding uncharacterized protein LOC144424631, which translates to MSTTCPIMGNTRRNVIISLIAVVLIISGIVVAIVTNMNTFSFTITTTTPTTTPTNTTAASTTTETIQMLTEKKTTTDPGPACYWIEIDKSISMNYDDAVDACLKKNGVIGSPKDENALNAFMDYVRPERGYRRRIWTSLQIDPETNVISPEGAYTKWTKWKPDLGSSFIIYTGVMLMVHVDKTTDENGMANWFVTSIAYGVVCQTHLNDNKRPTDVDYLDGPC; encoded by the exons atgtccactacgtgtccaataatgg gaAATACCAGaagaaatgttatcatttcgTTGATAGCAGTTGTTCTTATAATCAGCGGCATTGTAGTTGCGATTGTAACAAATATGAACACTTTTTCTTTTACTATCACCACTACAACTCCGACTACAACTCCGACGAATACTACTGCCGCTTCAACAACTACTGAGACTATCCAGATGTTAACAGAAAAAAAGACCACAACTGATCCAG GTCCGGCTTGTTActggattgaaatcgataaaTCAATCAGCATGAATTATGATGATGCGGTTGACGCCTGTTTGAAAAAGAATGGAGTTATTGGTTCTCCGAAGGATGAAAATGCTCTTAACGCATTTATGGACTATGTGAGGCCGGAAAGAGGATACCGTAGAAGAATATGGACAAGTTTACAGATTGATCCTGAG ACGAATGTGATATCACCTGAGGGTGCATACACCAAATGGACAAAATGGAAACCTGACCTAGGGTCTTCGTTCATAATTTATACCGGAGTTATGCTGATGGTACATGTAGACAAGACAACAGACGAGAACGGGATGGCAAATTGGTTTGTCACATCAATAGCATACGGTGTTGTATGCCAGACTCATCTAAATGACAACAAAAGGCCAACCGATGTTGACTACCTCGATGGACCatgttaa
- the LOC144424276 gene encoding uncharacterized protein LOC144424276 codes for MDPACYWIEIDKSINMNYDDAVDACLKKNGVIGSPKDENALNAFMDYVRPERGYRRRLWTSSQIDPETNVISPEGAYTKWSKWQPDLGSPFVTFTGVMLMVHVDETTDKNGMANWFVTSLVYGVVCQTYLNDKKRPTDVDYLDGSC; via the exons ATGG ATCCGGCTTGTTActggattgaaatcgataaaTCAATCAACATGAATTATGATGATGCGGTTGACGCCTGTTTGAAAAAGAATGGAGTTATTGGTTCTCCGAAGGATGAAAATGCTCTTAACGCATTCATGGACTATGTGAGGCCGGAAAGAGGATACCGTAGAAGATTATGGACAAGTTCACAGATTGATCCTGAG ACGAATGTGATATCACCTGAGGGTGCATACACCAAATGGTCAAAATGGCAACCCGACCTAGGGTCTCCGTTCGTAACTTTTACCGGAGTTATGCTGATGGTACATGTAGACGAGACAACAGACAAGAACGGGATGGCAAATTGGTTTGTCACATCACTAGTATACGGAGTTGTATGCCAGACTTATCTAAATGACAAAAAAAGGCCAACCGATGTTGATTACCTCGATGGATCatgttaa
- the LOC144424287 gene encoding uncharacterized protein LOC144424287, with protein sequence MGNTRRNVIISLIAVVLIISGILVAIVTNMNTFSSTITTTTPTTTPTNTTAASTTTENVQMLTEKKTTTDPGPVCYWIEIDKSKSMNYDKAVDACLKKNGFIGSPKDENALNAFMDYVRPELGNRRRIWTSLQIDPETNVISPEGAYTKWSKGKPLGSPFVTFTGVMLMVHVDETTDKNGMSNWTLTSLAYGVVCQTYLNDEKRPTDVDYLDGSC encoded by the exons ATGG gaAATACCAGaagaaatgttatcatttcgTTGATAGCAGTTGTTCTTATAATCAGCGGCATTTTAGTTGCGATTGTAACAAATATGAACACTTTTTCTTCTACTATCACCACTACCACTCCGACTACAACTCCGACGAATACTACTGCCGCTTCAACAACTACTGAGAATGTCCAGATGTTAACAGAAAAAAAGACCACAACTGATCCAG GTCCGGTTTGTTActggattgaaatcgataaaTCAAAAAGCATGAATTATGATAAAGCGGTTGACGCCTGTTTGAAAAAGAATGGATTTATTGGTTCTCCGAAGGATGAAAATGCTCTTAACGCATTTATGGACTATGTGAGGCCGGAACTAGGAAACCGTAGAAGAATATGGACAAGTTTACAGATTGATCCTGAG ACGAATGTGATATCACCTGAGGGTGCATACACCAAATGGTCGAAAGGGAAACCCTTAGGGTCTCCGTTCGTAACTTTTACCGGAGTTATGCTGATGGTACATGTAGACGAGACAACAGACAAGAACGGGATGTCAAATTGGACCCTTACATCACTAGCATACGGAGTTGTATGCCAGACTTATCTAAATGACGAAAAAAGGCCAACCGATGTTGATTACCTCGATGGATCatgttaa